The window ACCCCCTGGGCGGCATGGGCGTTTTCGGTCGGTGGAATGTGGGCAACTGGTGTGTGGATGTCCAGGCGCTCCGTCACAAGATAGGCATATAGGCAACTGTTTGGCCGGTTGGGGCAGGCATTCTTTTTTTCTCTTGCACGTGCTCTTGCACTTGAACTTGCTCTTGTTCTACGCTTGTTTCAGCGGAGGACGGAACATGCCCTTTGACCATGAAAAACTCGCGCCGCATCAAAAGCGCATGGAATTTCCGGCAGTGAAAATGCCGTCCAAGAGGTCCGGGCACACTCCGGCAGCCGGAGAAGGAGCTGCCGAGCACGGAAGACCGGAGTCGTTCCGGGATTTGGAGCAAGAACAGGAAAAGACGCTGACGACAATCGGCCAGGGTGTTACGCATATTCTTTACAGTCTTTAACCACGCGCAGGAAAGGGAAGTGGTGTGAGTATTCCGAACCAAATGTTTATAGACGGTGAATGGGTCAACGCCTCGGACGGCGCGACAATAGAGGTTGTGAATCCGGCCGACGAGTCCGTGCTGGACACGGTCCCCTCCGCGACGGCCGCAGACCTGGACAGGGCGCTGACCGCGGCGGACCGGGCATGGAAATCGTGGCGCGAGGTGGATGCCTGGACACGAAGCGCCATCCTCCGGAAAGTGGGGGACTGGATTCGCGCGCACAGGGAAGAGATTGCGGATGTTCTGACTGACGAGCAGGGGAAGACAACGGGGGAGTGCCTGGGAGAGCTGAACGCCACCGCCGATCAGTTTGACTGGTATGCCGATGAGGCGCGCCGCATCTACGGGCGTGTCATAGACGGCCACTCGCGGAACAACCGGCTGCTGGTAATCCGGCAGCCCGTCGGCCCCGTCGCCGCCTTTTCCCCCTGGAATTTCCCCGCGCTGCTGTCGTCACGGAAAATAGCGCCCGCCCTTGCGGCGGGGTGTTCCATTATCGTCAAGCCGCCCATCGAGGCGCCGCGCACCACCCTGTACCTTGCCCTGGCCTGTGAGGAGGCCGGCGTGCCGCCCGGCGTGCTCAACATGGTCACCGGCAAGTCCTCCTTCATATGCGAACGGTTGCTGGCCTCGGATATTATCCGCAAGGTCAGCCTTACCGGTTCCGTCCCCATAGGGCAGCAGATACTCCATCAATGCGCGGACAGGATTATTGAAAGTTCCATGGAACTGGGCGGGCATGCGCCGGTGCTTGTGTTCGAGGATGCGGATGTCGAGGCGGCGGCAACCATTTGCGCCGGCGGAAAATGCCGCAACAACGGCCAGGTGTGCATTGCCGCGAGCCGCTTCTACGTGCAGGAATCCGTGGCGGAGCGGTATGTCGAGAAATTTGTCGAAGTGGTGAAGTCCCAGGTGATTGGCCTGGGCAAGGACCCGAAAACCACTGTGGGACCCCTGGCAAACCGTCGCCGCCTGGAGGCGACGGAGGAGCTTGTCGCGGACGCGGTGGAGAAAGGGGCGACGGTGCGCTGCGGTGGAAGGCGGCACGGGGCATTTGCCAAAGGGTTCTGGTATGAGCCCACCGTGCTGACAGAGGTGACGCCGTCCATGCGTATCATGTATGAGGAGCCGTTCTGTCCGATAGCGCCCATTGCCACCTTTACGGACCTGGAGGACGGGCTTGCCAAGGCCAATGCCACAGAATTCGGGCTGGCGGGATATGTTTTCACCCGGAGCACAAAGACGGCGTTCCTCGCCTCCGAGGGGATGGAGGCGGGCATGATTGGCGTCAACACCATCCTGCTGGCCACGGCGGAGATTCCTTTCGGCGGCATCAAGAAGTCGGGGTACAACAGGGAAGGCGGCAGCGAGGGCGTTGACGCCTACACCATCACCAAACACATCAACATCCAGCTATAAAGAGGTGCGCTGTGCCAGAAAATGACGACCAGTACGGCATAAACCGGAATCTGACCAGTTACAGTGACCGTGAGTTCAGCAAATACATGCGCCGCGCATTTTTAACGTCGGCGGGGTATGACCGGGTGGACCTTGACCGGCCCATTGTCGGCATCGTGGACACGTCCTCCGACTATAACACCTGTCACCGCCAGATGCGGGAAATGGTTCAGGCGGTCAAGCGCGGCGTTCTCGAGGCGGGCGGGCTGCCGCTGGCGTTTCCCACCATTTCCCTGCACGAAATCCTTACGGCGCCGACGACCATGCTTTTCCGCAATCTTGCGGCCATGGACACCGAGGAGATGATCCGCGCGCAGCCCATGGATGCGGTGGTGCTGCTGGGCGGCTGCGACAAAACCGTGCCCGCCCAGTTGATGGGCGCCATCTCCGCCAATGTCCCCATGGTCAGCGTGGTGTCGGGGCCGATGTTTACCGGTTCCTGGCGCGGGCAGCGTCTGGGCGCCTGCACCGACTGCCGCCGTTTTTGGGCGCAGTACCGCGCGGGGGAGTTGACGGAGGCGGAAATACAGGAAGTGGAACGCTCCCTTTGCGCCACCGGCGGCTCCTGCATGGTGATGGGCACGGCGTCAACCATGGCCGCCGTGACGGAGGCGCTTGGCCTGATGCTTCCCGGGGGCGCGACGCCGCCCCATCCCACCGGAGAACGGCTGCTCAATTGTGTGGAATCGGGACGCTGCGCCGTCCGGCTGGCGAAACAGGGTGTTCGCCCGTCGGACATCCTGAGCCGCGAATCTTTCCTGAACGCCATAACGGTGTTGACGGCGCTGGGGGGCTCCACCAACGCGATTGTGCATCTGCTGGCCATTGCCCGCCGCGCCGGGATAGCCCTGGAGTTGGATGATTTTGATGACGTGGCGCGAAACACACCGTTGCTGGTTGACTGCAAACCTGCGGGAACAGGCTATATGGAGGACCTGCACCGGGCGGGCGGCGTGCCGGTGCTGCTTAAGGCCCTGGAACCGCTGCTACAGGCCGACGCGCGCACC is drawn from Candidatus Hydrogenedentota bacterium and contains these coding sequences:
- a CDS encoding dihydroxy-acid dehydratase, which produces MPENDDQYGINRNLTSYSDREFSKYMRRAFLTSAGYDRVDLDRPIVGIVDTSSDYNTCHRQMREMVQAVKRGVLEAGGLPLAFPTISLHEILTAPTTMLFRNLAAMDTEEMIRAQPMDAVVLLGGCDKTVPAQLMGAISANVPMVSVVSGPMFTGSWRGQRLGACTDCRRFWAQYRAGELTEAEIQEVERSLCATGGSCMVMGTASTMAAVTEALGLMLPGGATPPHPTGERLLNCVESGRCAVRLAKQGVRPSDILSRESFLNAITVLTALGGSTNAIVHLLAIARRAGIALELDDFDDVARNTPLLVDCKPAGTGYMEDLHRAGGVPVLLKALEPLLQADARTIAGKTIGELLKDAPPPGAWQTTIRTLDKPLGSTGALAVLRGSLAPDGAVIKAAAATSALMSHRGPAVVFESAEDAQRIDDPALAITPEHVLVLRNCGPVGAGMPEAGSLPIPKYLAARGVKDMVRVSDARMSGTAYGTVVLHCSPEAAVGGALALVQNGDLIELNVGERRIDLLVEPETLQERRRRFTAPPAPERGWHKLYVEHVQQAHLGADMDFL
- a CDS encoding NAD-dependent succinate-semialdehyde dehydrogenase, producing the protein MFIDGEWVNASDGATIEVVNPADESVLDTVPSATAADLDRALTAADRAWKSWREVDAWTRSAILRKVGDWIRAHREEIADVLTDEQGKTTGECLGELNATADQFDWYADEARRIYGRVIDGHSRNNRLLVIRQPVGPVAAFSPWNFPALLSSRKIAPALAAGCSIIVKPPIEAPRTTLYLALACEEAGVPPGVLNMVTGKSSFICERLLASDIIRKVSLTGSVPIGQQILHQCADRIIESSMELGGHAPVLVFEDADVEAAATICAGGKCRNNGQVCIAASRFYVQESVAERYVEKFVEVVKSQVIGLGKDPKTTVGPLANRRRLEATEELVADAVEKGATVRCGGRRHGAFAKGFWYEPTVLTEVTPSMRIMYEEPFCPIAPIATFTDLEDGLAKANATEFGLAGYVFTRSTKTAFLASEGMEAGMIGVNTILLATAEIPFGGIKKSGYNREGGSEGVDAYTITKHINIQL